A genomic stretch from Hemicordylus capensis ecotype Gifberg chromosome 5, rHemCap1.1.pri, whole genome shotgun sequence includes:
- the PFKFB3 gene encoding 6-phosphofructo-2-kinase/fructose-2,6-bisphosphatase 3 isoform X1, producing MPMELTQSRIQKIWLPPDNHPALPHRSCGPQLTNSPTVIVMVGLPARGKTYISKKLTRYLNWIGVPTKVFNVGEYRREAVKHYSSYNFFRPDNEEAMKVRKQCALSALRDVKLYLSEEGGQIAVFDATNTTRERRAMILHFAKENGYKVFFIESVCNDPNVVASNIMEVKLSSPDYKDCNSTDAMEDFMKRISCYQSSYQPLDPDDYDRELSLIKVIDVGRRYLVNRVQDHIQSRIVYYLMNIHVQPRTIYLCRHGESESNLKGKIGGDSGLSNRGKKFSSALKHFVQEQNLKDLKVWTSQLKKTIQTAEALELPYEQWKALNEIDAGVCEEMTYDEIKEKYPEEFALRDQDKYYYRYPSGESYQDLVQRLEPVIMELERQENVLVICHQAVMRCLLAYFLDKSAEEMPYLKCPLHTVLKLTPVAYGCRVESIFLNVEAVNTHRDRPEDAKKGPNTLMRRNSVTPLASPEPTKKPRINSFEEHVASAASAALPICMSQEVPTPLPGQVGYILSLPLLGKACLWPVCHLFKLFALLIFPRT from the exons CATGCGGTCCGCAGCTTACGAATTCCCCCACCGTGATTGTTATGGTTGGCCTCCCAGCTCGAGGGAAGACCTACATCTCTAAGAAACTGACCCGCTACCTCAACTGGATTGGCGTCCCAACAAAAG TGTTCAATGTTGGAGAGTATCGCCGCGAGGCAGTGAAACATTACAGCTCCTACAACTTCTTTCGTCCCGACAACGAGGAGGCTATGAAAGTCCGCAA GCAATGTGCCTTATCTGCTTTGAGAGATGTCAAACTTTACTTGTCGGAGGAAGGTGGTCAGATTGCG GTTTTTGATGCCACGAACACGACACGGGAACGGAGAGCCATGATTTTGCATTTTGCCAAAGAAAATGGATACAAG GTGTTCTTCATTGAATCTGTCTGCAATGACCCGAATGTTGTTGCTTCCAACATCATG GAAGTCAAATTGTCCAGCCCAGACTATAAGGACTGCAACTCGACTGACGCCATGGAAGATTTCATGAAGAGAATCAGCTGTTACCAATCTAGCTACCAGCCGCTCGACCCGGATGACTACGATAG agAGCTTTCGCTCATCAAAGTGATCGACGTTGGCCGGAGGTACCTGGTGAACAGGGTCCAAGACCACATCCAGAGCCGGATCGTCTACTACCTGATGAACATCCACGTCCAGCCCCGTACCATTTACTTGTGCCGGCATGGCGAGAGCGAATCCAACCTCAAAGGGAAGATCGGAGGAGACTCGGGGCTCTCGAACAGGGGCAAGAAG TTTTCCAGTGCACTGAAGCACTTTGTTCAGGAGCAGAACCTGAAAGACCTCAAAGTTTGGACCAGCCAACTGAAGAAGACGATCCAAACAGCAGAAGCTCTTGAGCTGCCCTACGAACAGTGGAAGGCACTGAACGAAATTGATGCT GGTGTGTGTGAAGAGATGACTTACGATGAAATCAAGGAGAAGTACCCCGAAGAATTCGCCTTGCGTGACCAGGACAAATACTATTACCGTTACCCATCTGGGGAG TCCTACCAAGATCTGGTGCAGCGCCTGGAGCCGGTCATCATGGAGCTGGAGAGGCAGGAGAATGTACTTGTCATCTGCCACCAGGCTGTGATGAGGTGCCTCTTGGCTTACTTCCTGGACAAGAGCGCAG AGGAAATGCCTTACTTGAAATGTCCCCTTCACACAGTGCTGAAGCTGACCCCCGTGGCCTATG GTTGCAGAGTTGAATCCATCTTTTTGAACGTTGAAGCTGTGAACACACACCGAGACAGACCAGAG GATGCAAAGAAGGGACCTAACACCCTCATGAGACGCAATAGCGTTACCCCTCTAGCGAGCCCAGAACCCACCAAAAAACCTCGCATCAACAGCTTTGAGGAGCAtgtggcttctgctgcttctgctgccctgCCCATCTGTATGTCCCAGGAGGTGCCCACTCCGCTGCCTGGACAAGTTGGTTACATTCTTTcgttg CCTTTACTGGGGAAAGCCTGCCT GTGGCCTGTTTGTCACCTTTTCAAACTTTTTGCTTTACTAATATTTCCAAG AACCTGA
- the PFKFB3 gene encoding 6-phosphofructo-2-kinase/fructose-2,6-bisphosphatase 3 isoform X7, which yields MPFRKACGPQLTNSPTVIVMVGLPARGKTYISKKLTRYLNWIGVPTKVFNVGEYRREAVKHYSSYNFFRPDNEEAMKVRKQCALSALRDVKLYLSEEGGQIAVFDATNTTRERRAMILHFAKENGYKVFFIESVCNDPNVVASNIMEVKLSSPDYKDCNSTDAMEDFMKRISCYQSSYQPLDPDDYDRELSLIKVIDVGRRYLVNRVQDHIQSRIVYYLMNIHVQPRTIYLCRHGESESNLKGKIGGDSGLSNRGKKFSSALKHFVQEQNLKDLKVWTSQLKKTIQTAEALELPYEQWKALNEIDAGVCEEMTYDEIKEKYPEEFALRDQDKYYYRYPSGESYQDLVQRLEPVIMELERQENVLVICHQAVMRCLLAYFLDKSAEEMPYLKCPLHTVLKLTPVAYGCRVESIFLNVEAVNTHRDRPEDAKKGPNTLMRRNSVTPLASPEPTKKPRINSFEEHVASAASAALPICMSQEVPTPLPGQVGYILSLPLLGKACLWPVCHLFKLFALLIFPRT from the exons CATGCGGTCCGCAGCTTACGAATTCCCCCACCGTGATTGTTATGGTTGGCCTCCCAGCTCGAGGGAAGACCTACATCTCTAAGAAACTGACCCGCTACCTCAACTGGATTGGCGTCCCAACAAAAG TGTTCAATGTTGGAGAGTATCGCCGCGAGGCAGTGAAACATTACAGCTCCTACAACTTCTTTCGTCCCGACAACGAGGAGGCTATGAAAGTCCGCAA GCAATGTGCCTTATCTGCTTTGAGAGATGTCAAACTTTACTTGTCGGAGGAAGGTGGTCAGATTGCG GTTTTTGATGCCACGAACACGACACGGGAACGGAGAGCCATGATTTTGCATTTTGCCAAAGAAAATGGATACAAG GTGTTCTTCATTGAATCTGTCTGCAATGACCCGAATGTTGTTGCTTCCAACATCATG GAAGTCAAATTGTCCAGCCCAGACTATAAGGACTGCAACTCGACTGACGCCATGGAAGATTTCATGAAGAGAATCAGCTGTTACCAATCTAGCTACCAGCCGCTCGACCCGGATGACTACGATAG agAGCTTTCGCTCATCAAAGTGATCGACGTTGGCCGGAGGTACCTGGTGAACAGGGTCCAAGACCACATCCAGAGCCGGATCGTCTACTACCTGATGAACATCCACGTCCAGCCCCGTACCATTTACTTGTGCCGGCATGGCGAGAGCGAATCCAACCTCAAAGGGAAGATCGGAGGAGACTCGGGGCTCTCGAACAGGGGCAAGAAG TTTTCCAGTGCACTGAAGCACTTTGTTCAGGAGCAGAACCTGAAAGACCTCAAAGTTTGGACCAGCCAACTGAAGAAGACGATCCAAACAGCAGAAGCTCTTGAGCTGCCCTACGAACAGTGGAAGGCACTGAACGAAATTGATGCT GGTGTGTGTGAAGAGATGACTTACGATGAAATCAAGGAGAAGTACCCCGAAGAATTCGCCTTGCGTGACCAGGACAAATACTATTACCGTTACCCATCTGGGGAG TCCTACCAAGATCTGGTGCAGCGCCTGGAGCCGGTCATCATGGAGCTGGAGAGGCAGGAGAATGTACTTGTCATCTGCCACCAGGCTGTGATGAGGTGCCTCTTGGCTTACTTCCTGGACAAGAGCGCAG AGGAAATGCCTTACTTGAAATGTCCCCTTCACACAGTGCTGAAGCTGACCCCCGTGGCCTATG GTTGCAGAGTTGAATCCATCTTTTTGAACGTTGAAGCTGTGAACACACACCGAGACAGACCAGAG GATGCAAAGAAGGGACCTAACACCCTCATGAGACGCAATAGCGTTACCCCTCTAGCGAGCCCAGAACCCACCAAAAAACCTCGCATCAACAGCTTTGAGGAGCAtgtggcttctgctgcttctgctgccctgCCCATCTGTATGTCCCAGGAGGTGCCCACTCCGCTGCCTGGACAAGTTGGTTACATTCTTTcgttg CCTTTACTGGGGAAAGCCTGCCT GTGGCCTGTTTGTCACCTTTTCAAACTTTTTGCTTTACTAATATTTCCAAG AACCTGA
- the PFKFB3 gene encoding 6-phosphofructo-2-kinase/fructose-2,6-bisphosphatase 3 isoform X5, with translation MPMELTQSRIQKIWLPPDNHPALPHRSCGPQLTNSPTVIVMVGLPARGKTYISKKLTRYLNWIGVPTKVFNVGEYRREAVKHYSSYNFFRPDNEEAMKVRKQCALSALRDVKLYLSEEGGQIAVFDATNTTRERRAMILHFAKENGYKVFFIESVCNDPNVVASNIMEVKLSSPDYKDCNSTDAMEDFMKRISCYQSSYQPLDPDDYDRELSLIKVIDVGRRYLVNRVQDHIQSRIVYYLMNIHVQPRTIYLCRHGESESNLKGKIGGDSGLSNRGKKFSSALKHFVQEQNLKDLKVWTSQLKKTIQTAEALELPYEQWKALNEIDAGVCEEMTYDEIKEKYPEEFALRDQDKYYYRYPSGESYQDLVQRLEPVIMELERQENVLVICHQAVMRCLLAYFLDKSAEEMPYLKCPLHTVLKLTPVAYGCRVESIFLNVEAVNTHRDRPEDAKKGPNTLMRRNSVTPLASPEPTKKPRINSFEEHVASAASAALPICMSQEVPTPLPGQVGYILSLNLNSPRKQS, from the exons CATGCGGTCCGCAGCTTACGAATTCCCCCACCGTGATTGTTATGGTTGGCCTCCCAGCTCGAGGGAAGACCTACATCTCTAAGAAACTGACCCGCTACCTCAACTGGATTGGCGTCCCAACAAAAG TGTTCAATGTTGGAGAGTATCGCCGCGAGGCAGTGAAACATTACAGCTCCTACAACTTCTTTCGTCCCGACAACGAGGAGGCTATGAAAGTCCGCAA GCAATGTGCCTTATCTGCTTTGAGAGATGTCAAACTTTACTTGTCGGAGGAAGGTGGTCAGATTGCG GTTTTTGATGCCACGAACACGACACGGGAACGGAGAGCCATGATTTTGCATTTTGCCAAAGAAAATGGATACAAG GTGTTCTTCATTGAATCTGTCTGCAATGACCCGAATGTTGTTGCTTCCAACATCATG GAAGTCAAATTGTCCAGCCCAGACTATAAGGACTGCAACTCGACTGACGCCATGGAAGATTTCATGAAGAGAATCAGCTGTTACCAATCTAGCTACCAGCCGCTCGACCCGGATGACTACGATAG agAGCTTTCGCTCATCAAAGTGATCGACGTTGGCCGGAGGTACCTGGTGAACAGGGTCCAAGACCACATCCAGAGCCGGATCGTCTACTACCTGATGAACATCCACGTCCAGCCCCGTACCATTTACTTGTGCCGGCATGGCGAGAGCGAATCCAACCTCAAAGGGAAGATCGGAGGAGACTCGGGGCTCTCGAACAGGGGCAAGAAG TTTTCCAGTGCACTGAAGCACTTTGTTCAGGAGCAGAACCTGAAAGACCTCAAAGTTTGGACCAGCCAACTGAAGAAGACGATCCAAACAGCAGAAGCTCTTGAGCTGCCCTACGAACAGTGGAAGGCACTGAACGAAATTGATGCT GGTGTGTGTGAAGAGATGACTTACGATGAAATCAAGGAGAAGTACCCCGAAGAATTCGCCTTGCGTGACCAGGACAAATACTATTACCGTTACCCATCTGGGGAG TCCTACCAAGATCTGGTGCAGCGCCTGGAGCCGGTCATCATGGAGCTGGAGAGGCAGGAGAATGTACTTGTCATCTGCCACCAGGCTGTGATGAGGTGCCTCTTGGCTTACTTCCTGGACAAGAGCGCAG AGGAAATGCCTTACTTGAAATGTCCCCTTCACACAGTGCTGAAGCTGACCCCCGTGGCCTATG GTTGCAGAGTTGAATCCATCTTTTTGAACGTTGAAGCTGTGAACACACACCGAGACAGACCAGAG GATGCAAAGAAGGGACCTAACACCCTCATGAGACGCAATAGCGTTACCCCTCTAGCGAGCCCAGAACCCACCAAAAAACCTCGCATCAACAGCTTTGAGGAGCAtgtggcttctgctgcttctgctgccctgCCCATCTGTATGTCCCAGGAGGTGCCCACTCCGCTGCCTGGACAAGTTGGTTACATTCTTTcgttg AACCTGAACAGCCCCCGCAAGCAATCGTGA
- the PFKFB3 gene encoding 6-phosphofructo-2-kinase/fructose-2,6-bisphosphatase 3 isoform X6 yields MYLSRHQKTSCGPQLTNSPTVIVMVGLPARGKTYISKKLTRYLNWIGVPTKVFNVGEYRREAVKHYSSYNFFRPDNEEAMKVRKQCALSALRDVKLYLSEEGGQIAVFDATNTTRERRAMILHFAKENGYKVFFIESVCNDPNVVASNIMEVKLSSPDYKDCNSTDAMEDFMKRISCYQSSYQPLDPDDYDRELSLIKVIDVGRRYLVNRVQDHIQSRIVYYLMNIHVQPRTIYLCRHGESESNLKGKIGGDSGLSNRGKKFSSALKHFVQEQNLKDLKVWTSQLKKTIQTAEALELPYEQWKALNEIDAGVCEEMTYDEIKEKYPEEFALRDQDKYYYRYPSGESYQDLVQRLEPVIMELERQENVLVICHQAVMRCLLAYFLDKSAEEMPYLKCPLHTVLKLTPVAYGCRVESIFLNVEAVNTHRDRPEDAKKGPNTLMRRNSVTPLASPEPTKKPRINSFEEHVASAASAALPICMSQEVPTPLPGQVGYILSLPLLGKACLWPVCHLFKLFALLIFPRT; encoded by the exons atgtacttgagcagacatcagaaaactt CATGCGGTCCGCAGCTTACGAATTCCCCCACCGTGATTGTTATGGTTGGCCTCCCAGCTCGAGGGAAGACCTACATCTCTAAGAAACTGACCCGCTACCTCAACTGGATTGGCGTCCCAACAAAAG TGTTCAATGTTGGAGAGTATCGCCGCGAGGCAGTGAAACATTACAGCTCCTACAACTTCTTTCGTCCCGACAACGAGGAGGCTATGAAAGTCCGCAA GCAATGTGCCTTATCTGCTTTGAGAGATGTCAAACTTTACTTGTCGGAGGAAGGTGGTCAGATTGCG GTTTTTGATGCCACGAACACGACACGGGAACGGAGAGCCATGATTTTGCATTTTGCCAAAGAAAATGGATACAAG GTGTTCTTCATTGAATCTGTCTGCAATGACCCGAATGTTGTTGCTTCCAACATCATG GAAGTCAAATTGTCCAGCCCAGACTATAAGGACTGCAACTCGACTGACGCCATGGAAGATTTCATGAAGAGAATCAGCTGTTACCAATCTAGCTACCAGCCGCTCGACCCGGATGACTACGATAG agAGCTTTCGCTCATCAAAGTGATCGACGTTGGCCGGAGGTACCTGGTGAACAGGGTCCAAGACCACATCCAGAGCCGGATCGTCTACTACCTGATGAACATCCACGTCCAGCCCCGTACCATTTACTTGTGCCGGCATGGCGAGAGCGAATCCAACCTCAAAGGGAAGATCGGAGGAGACTCGGGGCTCTCGAACAGGGGCAAGAAG TTTTCCAGTGCACTGAAGCACTTTGTTCAGGAGCAGAACCTGAAAGACCTCAAAGTTTGGACCAGCCAACTGAAGAAGACGATCCAAACAGCAGAAGCTCTTGAGCTGCCCTACGAACAGTGGAAGGCACTGAACGAAATTGATGCT GGTGTGTGTGAAGAGATGACTTACGATGAAATCAAGGAGAAGTACCCCGAAGAATTCGCCTTGCGTGACCAGGACAAATACTATTACCGTTACCCATCTGGGGAG TCCTACCAAGATCTGGTGCAGCGCCTGGAGCCGGTCATCATGGAGCTGGAGAGGCAGGAGAATGTACTTGTCATCTGCCACCAGGCTGTGATGAGGTGCCTCTTGGCTTACTTCCTGGACAAGAGCGCAG AGGAAATGCCTTACTTGAAATGTCCCCTTCACACAGTGCTGAAGCTGACCCCCGTGGCCTATG GTTGCAGAGTTGAATCCATCTTTTTGAACGTTGAAGCTGTGAACACACACCGAGACAGACCAGAG GATGCAAAGAAGGGACCTAACACCCTCATGAGACGCAATAGCGTTACCCCTCTAGCGAGCCCAGAACCCACCAAAAAACCTCGCATCAACAGCTTTGAGGAGCAtgtggcttctgctgcttctgctgccctgCCCATCTGTATGTCCCAGGAGGTGCCCACTCCGCTGCCTGGACAAGTTGGTTACATTCTTTcgttg CCTTTACTGGGGAAAGCCTGCCT GTGGCCTGTTTGTCACCTTTTCAAACTTTTTGCTTTACTAATATTTCCAAG AACCTGA
- the PFKFB3 gene encoding 6-phosphofructo-2-kinase/fructose-2,6-bisphosphatase 3 isoform X9 produces MPMELTQSRIQKIWLPPDNHPALPHRSCGPQLTNSPTVIVMVGLPARGKTYISKKLTRYLNWIGVPTKVFNVGEYRREAVKHYSSYNFFRPDNEEAMKVRKQCALSALRDVKLYLSEEGGQIAVFDATNTTRERRAMILHFAKENGYKVFFIESVCNDPNVVASNIMEVKLSSPDYKDCNSTDAMEDFMKRISCYQSSYQPLDPDDYDRELSLIKVIDVGRRYLVNRVQDHIQSRIVYYLMNIHVQPRTIYLCRHGESESNLKGKIGGDSGLSNRGKKFSSALKHFVQEQNLKDLKVWTSQLKKTIQTAEALELPYEQWKALNEIDAGVCEEMTYDEIKEKYPEEFALRDQDKYYYRYPSGESYQDLVQRLEPVIMELERQENVLVICHQAVMRCLLAYFLDKSAEEMPYLKCPLHTVLKLTPVAYGCRVESIFLNVEAVNTHRDRPEDAKKGPNTLMRRNSVTPLASPEPTKKPRINSFEEHVASAASAALPICMSQEVPTPLPGQNLNSPRKQS; encoded by the exons CATGCGGTCCGCAGCTTACGAATTCCCCCACCGTGATTGTTATGGTTGGCCTCCCAGCTCGAGGGAAGACCTACATCTCTAAGAAACTGACCCGCTACCTCAACTGGATTGGCGTCCCAACAAAAG TGTTCAATGTTGGAGAGTATCGCCGCGAGGCAGTGAAACATTACAGCTCCTACAACTTCTTTCGTCCCGACAACGAGGAGGCTATGAAAGTCCGCAA GCAATGTGCCTTATCTGCTTTGAGAGATGTCAAACTTTACTTGTCGGAGGAAGGTGGTCAGATTGCG GTTTTTGATGCCACGAACACGACACGGGAACGGAGAGCCATGATTTTGCATTTTGCCAAAGAAAATGGATACAAG GTGTTCTTCATTGAATCTGTCTGCAATGACCCGAATGTTGTTGCTTCCAACATCATG GAAGTCAAATTGTCCAGCCCAGACTATAAGGACTGCAACTCGACTGACGCCATGGAAGATTTCATGAAGAGAATCAGCTGTTACCAATCTAGCTACCAGCCGCTCGACCCGGATGACTACGATAG agAGCTTTCGCTCATCAAAGTGATCGACGTTGGCCGGAGGTACCTGGTGAACAGGGTCCAAGACCACATCCAGAGCCGGATCGTCTACTACCTGATGAACATCCACGTCCAGCCCCGTACCATTTACTTGTGCCGGCATGGCGAGAGCGAATCCAACCTCAAAGGGAAGATCGGAGGAGACTCGGGGCTCTCGAACAGGGGCAAGAAG TTTTCCAGTGCACTGAAGCACTTTGTTCAGGAGCAGAACCTGAAAGACCTCAAAGTTTGGACCAGCCAACTGAAGAAGACGATCCAAACAGCAGAAGCTCTTGAGCTGCCCTACGAACAGTGGAAGGCACTGAACGAAATTGATGCT GGTGTGTGTGAAGAGATGACTTACGATGAAATCAAGGAGAAGTACCCCGAAGAATTCGCCTTGCGTGACCAGGACAAATACTATTACCGTTACCCATCTGGGGAG TCCTACCAAGATCTGGTGCAGCGCCTGGAGCCGGTCATCATGGAGCTGGAGAGGCAGGAGAATGTACTTGTCATCTGCCACCAGGCTGTGATGAGGTGCCTCTTGGCTTACTTCCTGGACAAGAGCGCAG AGGAAATGCCTTACTTGAAATGTCCCCTTCACACAGTGCTGAAGCTGACCCCCGTGGCCTATG GTTGCAGAGTTGAATCCATCTTTTTGAACGTTGAAGCTGTGAACACACACCGAGACAGACCAGAG GATGCAAAGAAGGGACCTAACACCCTCATGAGACGCAATAGCGTTACCCCTCTAGCGAGCCCAGAACCCACCAAAAAACCTCGCATCAACAGCTTTGAGGAGCAtgtggcttctgctgcttctgctgccctgCCCATCTGTATGTCCCAGGAGGTGCCCACTCCGCTGCCTGGACAA AACCTGAACAGCCCCCGCAAGCAATCGTGA
- the PFKFB3 gene encoding 6-phosphofructo-2-kinase/fructose-2,6-bisphosphatase 3 isoform X11, whose translation MPMELTQSRIQKIWLPPDNHPALPHRSCGPQLTNSPTVIVMVGLPARGKTYISKKLTRYLNWIGVPTKVFNVGEYRREAVKHYSSYNFFRPDNEEAMKVRKQCALSALRDVKLYLSEEGGQIAVFDATNTTRERRAMILHFAKENGYKVFFIESVCNDPNVVASNIMEVKLSSPDYKDCNSTDAMEDFMKRISCYQSSYQPLDPDDYDRELSLIKVIDVGRRYLVNRVQDHIQSRIVYYLMNIHVQPRTIYLCRHGESESNLKGKIGGDSGLSNRGKKFSSALKHFVQEQNLKDLKVWTSQLKKTIQTAEALELPYEQWKALNEIDAGVCEEMTYDEIKEKYPEEFALRDQDKYYYRYPSGESYQDLVQRLEPVIMELERQENVLVICHQAVMRCLLAYFLDKSAEEMPYLKCPLHTVLKLTPVAYGCRVESIFLNVEAVNTHRDRPENLNSPRKQS comes from the exons CATGCGGTCCGCAGCTTACGAATTCCCCCACCGTGATTGTTATGGTTGGCCTCCCAGCTCGAGGGAAGACCTACATCTCTAAGAAACTGACCCGCTACCTCAACTGGATTGGCGTCCCAACAAAAG TGTTCAATGTTGGAGAGTATCGCCGCGAGGCAGTGAAACATTACAGCTCCTACAACTTCTTTCGTCCCGACAACGAGGAGGCTATGAAAGTCCGCAA GCAATGTGCCTTATCTGCTTTGAGAGATGTCAAACTTTACTTGTCGGAGGAAGGTGGTCAGATTGCG GTTTTTGATGCCACGAACACGACACGGGAACGGAGAGCCATGATTTTGCATTTTGCCAAAGAAAATGGATACAAG GTGTTCTTCATTGAATCTGTCTGCAATGACCCGAATGTTGTTGCTTCCAACATCATG GAAGTCAAATTGTCCAGCCCAGACTATAAGGACTGCAACTCGACTGACGCCATGGAAGATTTCATGAAGAGAATCAGCTGTTACCAATCTAGCTACCAGCCGCTCGACCCGGATGACTACGATAG agAGCTTTCGCTCATCAAAGTGATCGACGTTGGCCGGAGGTACCTGGTGAACAGGGTCCAAGACCACATCCAGAGCCGGATCGTCTACTACCTGATGAACATCCACGTCCAGCCCCGTACCATTTACTTGTGCCGGCATGGCGAGAGCGAATCCAACCTCAAAGGGAAGATCGGAGGAGACTCGGGGCTCTCGAACAGGGGCAAGAAG TTTTCCAGTGCACTGAAGCACTTTGTTCAGGAGCAGAACCTGAAAGACCTCAAAGTTTGGACCAGCCAACTGAAGAAGACGATCCAAACAGCAGAAGCTCTTGAGCTGCCCTACGAACAGTGGAAGGCACTGAACGAAATTGATGCT GGTGTGTGTGAAGAGATGACTTACGATGAAATCAAGGAGAAGTACCCCGAAGAATTCGCCTTGCGTGACCAGGACAAATACTATTACCGTTACCCATCTGGGGAG TCCTACCAAGATCTGGTGCAGCGCCTGGAGCCGGTCATCATGGAGCTGGAGAGGCAGGAGAATGTACTTGTCATCTGCCACCAGGCTGTGATGAGGTGCCTCTTGGCTTACTTCCTGGACAAGAGCGCAG AGGAAATGCCTTACTTGAAATGTCCCCTTCACACAGTGCTGAAGCTGACCCCCGTGGCCTATG GTTGCAGAGTTGAATCCATCTTTTTGAACGTTGAAGCTGTGAACACACACCGAGACAGACCAGAG AACCTGAACAGCCCCCGCAAGCAATCGTGA
- the PFKFB3 gene encoding 6-phosphofructo-2-kinase/fructose-2,6-bisphosphatase 3 isoform X10, with the protein MVGLPARGKTYISKKLTRYLNWIGVPTKVFNVGEYRREAVKHYSSYNFFRPDNEEAMKVRKQCALSALRDVKLYLSEEGGQIAVFDATNTTRERRAMILHFAKENGYKVFFIESVCNDPNVVASNIMEVKLSSPDYKDCNSTDAMEDFMKRISCYQSSYQPLDPDDYDRELSLIKVIDVGRRYLVNRVQDHIQSRIVYYLMNIHVQPRTIYLCRHGESESNLKGKIGGDSGLSNRGKKFSSALKHFVQEQNLKDLKVWTSQLKKTIQTAEALELPYEQWKALNEIDAGVCEEMTYDEIKEKYPEEFALRDQDKYYYRYPSGESYQDLVQRLEPVIMELERQENVLVICHQAVMRCLLAYFLDKSAEEMPYLKCPLHTVLKLTPVAYGCRVESIFLNVEAVNTHRDRPEDAKKGPNTLMRRNSVTPLASPEPTKKPRINSFEEHVASAASAALPICMSQEVPTPLPGQVGYILSLPLLGKACLWPVCHLFKLFALLIFPRT; encoded by the exons ATGGTTGGCCTCCCAGCTCGAGGGAAGACCTACATCTCTAAGAAACTGACCCGCTACCTCAACTGGATTGGCGTCCCAACAAAAG TGTTCAATGTTGGAGAGTATCGCCGCGAGGCAGTGAAACATTACAGCTCCTACAACTTCTTTCGTCCCGACAACGAGGAGGCTATGAAAGTCCGCAA GCAATGTGCCTTATCTGCTTTGAGAGATGTCAAACTTTACTTGTCGGAGGAAGGTGGTCAGATTGCG GTTTTTGATGCCACGAACACGACACGGGAACGGAGAGCCATGATTTTGCATTTTGCCAAAGAAAATGGATACAAG GTGTTCTTCATTGAATCTGTCTGCAATGACCCGAATGTTGTTGCTTCCAACATCATG GAAGTCAAATTGTCCAGCCCAGACTATAAGGACTGCAACTCGACTGACGCCATGGAAGATTTCATGAAGAGAATCAGCTGTTACCAATCTAGCTACCAGCCGCTCGACCCGGATGACTACGATAG agAGCTTTCGCTCATCAAAGTGATCGACGTTGGCCGGAGGTACCTGGTGAACAGGGTCCAAGACCACATCCAGAGCCGGATCGTCTACTACCTGATGAACATCCACGTCCAGCCCCGTACCATTTACTTGTGCCGGCATGGCGAGAGCGAATCCAACCTCAAAGGGAAGATCGGAGGAGACTCGGGGCTCTCGAACAGGGGCAAGAAG TTTTCCAGTGCACTGAAGCACTTTGTTCAGGAGCAGAACCTGAAAGACCTCAAAGTTTGGACCAGCCAACTGAAGAAGACGATCCAAACAGCAGAAGCTCTTGAGCTGCCCTACGAACAGTGGAAGGCACTGAACGAAATTGATGCT GGTGTGTGTGAAGAGATGACTTACGATGAAATCAAGGAGAAGTACCCCGAAGAATTCGCCTTGCGTGACCAGGACAAATACTATTACCGTTACCCATCTGGGGAG TCCTACCAAGATCTGGTGCAGCGCCTGGAGCCGGTCATCATGGAGCTGGAGAGGCAGGAGAATGTACTTGTCATCTGCCACCAGGCTGTGATGAGGTGCCTCTTGGCTTACTTCCTGGACAAGAGCGCAG AGGAAATGCCTTACTTGAAATGTCCCCTTCACACAGTGCTGAAGCTGACCCCCGTGGCCTATG GTTGCAGAGTTGAATCCATCTTTTTGAACGTTGAAGCTGTGAACACACACCGAGACAGACCAGAG GATGCAAAGAAGGGACCTAACACCCTCATGAGACGCAATAGCGTTACCCCTCTAGCGAGCCCAGAACCCACCAAAAAACCTCGCATCAACAGCTTTGAGGAGCAtgtggcttctgctgcttctgctgccctgCCCATCTGTATGTCCCAGGAGGTGCCCACTCCGCTGCCTGGACAAGTTGGTTACATTCTTTcgttg CCTTTACTGGGGAAAGCCTGCCT GTGGCCTGTTTGTCACCTTTTCAAACTTTTTGCTTTACTAATATTTCCAAG AACCTGA